The Gammaproteobacteria bacterium DNA window ATGTCGTCCACGATCCTGTCGCGGCCGCTCGACGTCGGCCGCTTCGGCGTGATCTATGCCGGCGCGCAGAAGAACATCGGCCCCGCGGGTCTCGGCATCGTCATCGTCCGGGAGGATTTGATCGGCCGCGCGCGGCGCGAGACGCCCGGCGTCTTCGATTACAAGATCATGGCCGAGTCCAACTCGATGTGGAACACGCCGCCGACGTTCGCCTGGTATCTCGCCGGCCTGATTTTCGAGTGGCTGGCCGAGCAGGGCGGGCTCGCCGTCATGGGCGAGCGCAACCGCGCCAAGGCGGAAGCGCTCTATGCGGCCATCGACGCTTCGGACTTCTACTCGAACGCCGTGCGCGCGGACTGCCGCTCATGGATGAACGTGCCGTTCACGCTCGCCGATCCGTCGCTCGACAAGACCTTCCTCGAGGAGTCGAAGGCGGCCGGCCTCACGAACCTGAAGGGGCATCGCCTCGTCGGAGGCATGCGGGCGAGCCTGTACAATGCCATGCCGCTGGAAGGCGTCCAGGCGCTGATCGAGTTCATGGCGGACTTCGAGAAGCGGAGGGCCTGATGCGGTTCAAGATCCTGACGCTGAACAACATTGCGCTCGCCGGGCTCCGTCGCTTTCCGCGCGAGCGTTACGAGATCGCCTCCGACATCGCGCGTCCGGACGCGATCCTGGTCCGGTCGCACAACATGCACGACATGGACATCCCCTCGAGCGTGCTCGCGGTCGCGCGGGCCGGGGCGGGCGTGAACAACATCCCGGTCGCGGAGCTGAGCCGTCGAGGCGTGCCGGTCTTCAACGCCCCCGGCGCGAACGCGAACGCGGTCAAGGAGCTCGTGCTTGCGAGCCTGTTCCTCGCCGCGCGCAACGTGGTCGAAGCCTGGGATTTCGTCCGCAAGCTCGACGGCTCGGACGAGGAGCTCGCCCGCCAGGTCGAGGCCGCGAAGAAGCAGTTCGTCGGCTTCGAGCTGCCGACGAGGACGCTCGGCGTCATCGGGCTCGGCGCCATCGGCGTGGAGGTCGCGAACGCGGCGCTCGGGCTCGGCATGCAGGTGATCGGGCACGACCCGAAGATCACCGTGCAGCGCGCCTGGCAAATGTCCTCCGGTGTGCAGCAGGCCGTAAACCTCGAGGATCTGTTCACCCGCGCGGACATCGTCACCGTTCACGTGCCGCTCACGAGCGATACGCGTCACCTGATCAACGCCGAGCGGCTGCGTCTGATGCGGCAGGGCTCGGTCGTGCTGAACTTCGCGCGGGAAGGCGTGGTGGACGTCGACGCCGTGATCGAGGCGCTCGACTCGGGCAGGCTGAGCCACTACGTCACCGATTTCCCGACGGAGAAGCTCAAGAATCATCCGCGGGCGATTTGCCTGCCGCACCTGGGCGCCTCCACGCGCGAGGCCGAGGAGAACTGCGCGGTAATGGTGGCCGAGAACCTGAAGGAGTACCTCGAGAGCGGCAATGTCCGCCATTCCGTCAACTTCCCGGAGGCCACGTTGAACCGGGACCGGCCGTACCGCATCGCCGTCCCGCACCTGAACGTCCCCAACATGGTGGCGCAGATCTCCTCGTGCGTCGCGAGCGAGAACATCAACATCAACGACATGTTGAACGTCTCGCGCGGCGAGATCGGCTACACGCTCGTCGACCTCGACGGGCCGATAGGCGACGGCTGCCTGGAGCGCATCCGCGGCATCAACGGCGTCCTGTCCGCGCGCGTGCTGCCGGAACCGGCGTAAGGGGCATGAGAGGCGTGAATCTCGTGATCGCACGTGCCGGCCGGCCGCGCGCAACGCGGCGGCCTCCGGTGCGAGCCGCTTCACGAGATTCACGAGGCGCTCGTCGGGCAAGGGGGGGCGCATGACCAAGGACGAGCAGCAGGCGGCGCTGCGCGAGCTCCGCGCGCGCATCGATCGCATCGACGCCGAGTTGCACACGCTCATCTCGGAGCGAGCGCGCTGCGCACAGGAGATCGGCACGATCAAAGGGCTGAGCAAGACAGCCGAGTTCTACAGCCCGGAGCGCGAGGCGCAGGTGCTGCGCGCCGTGGTCGAGCGCAATCGAGGGCCGCTGAGCAACGAGGAGATGGTGCGGCTCTTCCGCGAGCTGATGTCCGCCTGTCTCGCGCAGGAGGAGCCCCTGAAGGTGGCGTACCTCGGGCCCGAGGGCACCTTCACGCAAACCGCGGTCTTCAAGCACTTCGGGCACTCGGTCCGCGCGCTTTCCGTGCCGACGATCGACGAGGTATTTCACGAGGTCGAGGCCGGCATCGCCGATTTCGGCGTCGCCCCGGTCGAGAACTCGACCGAGGGCACGGTCAATCACACGCTCGACATGTTCCTCACGTCGCCGTTGAACATCTGCGGCGAGATCGAGATGCGCGTCCATCAGCACCTGATGGGCAAGATGAAGGAGATTGGCCGGATCAAGCGGGTTTGCTCCCATTCGCAGTCCTTCGCCCAGTGCCGCGGCTGGCTCGCCCAGTACCTCCCGGACGTGGAGAAGATCGTCGTCGCGAGCAACGCCGAGGGCGCACGCCGCGCGCGCGACGAGGAGGGCACTGCGGCGATCGCCGGGGAGTCGGCGGCCGAGGTCTACGATCTGCACGTGCTTTTCCCCAACATCGAGGACGAGGCCGACAACACGACCCGCTTTCTCGTGATCGGCCGCAAGACGTTCCCGCCGAGCGGGGAGGACAAGACGTCGCTGCTCGTCTCCGCCACGGGCACCGAGGGCCCGGGCGTTCTCTTCCACCTGCTCGAACCTCTGGCGCGCCACGGTGTCAATATGACGCGTATCGAGTCGCGGCCGTCGCGCCGGAAGAAGTGGGACTACGTGTTCTTCGTCGACGTCGACGGCCATGCCGACGAGCCGGTGCTCCGGCAGGCCCTCGCCGAAATCAAGGAGCAATCGAATCTGTTTAGGGTCCTCGGCGCGTATCCGAAGGCGGTGCTGTGAGCTCGAGGGCAGGGCGCGAGGCCGCGGAAGAGCCGTCCGGCAGCGTGTTCCGCGCGCACCCGGTGACACGCGTCGGCGGCATGCTCGAGGTTCCCGGGGACAAATCGATCTCGCACCGCGCGCTGATGCTCGGCGCCGTCGCGGAGGGCGACACGCTGATCCGCGGCTTCCTCCATGGCGAGGATTGCGTGGCGACGCGCGCGGCCCTCGAGGCGCTCGGCGTGCCGATCGCGGACGGCGACGGCGGAACGGTGCGGATCTCGGGCGTCGGCGCGCACGGCTTGCGCGGCGCGGCGCGCGCGCTCGACCTCGGCAACTCGGGCACCGCGATCCGGCTCATGACCGGCCTTCTCGCCGGCCAGCCGTTCGATTCGGAGCTCACGGGCGACGCGTCGCTGCGCCGAAGGCCGATGGAGCGGGTTGCCGCGCCGCTCCGGCGGATGGGAGCGCGGATCGCCACGAGCGACGGGCGCGCGCCGATCAGGATCAGCGGTGGAGCGCGGCTCCGCGGAGCCGAATGCACGCTCGACGTGGCGAGCGCGCAGATCAAGTCCGCGCTGCTGTTGGCCGCGCTCCAGGCGTCCGGGACGACGATGATCCGCTCGCCGGGCCCGAGCCGCGACCACACGGAGCGGATGCTGCGGAGCATGGGCGCGCTGCTCGACGTGGACGACGAGGGCCTGGTCGTGTCCGTCGAAGGGCCGCAGACCCTACGCGGCATCGAGATCGACGTGCCCGGCGACCTGTCGTCGGCCGCGTTCTTTCTCGTCGCCGGGTGCCTCGGCGCGCGGGACGGTCTGCTGCTCAGGAACGTCGGCATGAACCCGACGCGGATCGGCCTCCTGACGATCCTCGGCGCGATGGGCGCGCGGATCGAGGTCCGCAGCCCGCGCACGGCGGGCGCCGAGCCGGTAGCGGACCTGTACGTCGAGCAGGCGGAGCTCAAGGGCGTCGATGTGCCACCGGAGCTCGTGCCGCTCGCGATCGACGAGTTTCCGATCTTGTTCGTTGCAGCGGCCGGCGCCCGCGGGCCGACGATCGTCCGCGGAGCGGACGAGCTGCGGCACAAGGAAAGCGATCGGCTCGCGGTGATGGCGAAAGGGCTCACGGCGCTCGGCGCCCGGGTCGACGAGCGTCCGGCCGGGCTGATCATCGAAGGCGGACGGTTGTCCGGCGGCGAGGTGCACAGCCACGGCGATCATCGCGTGGCGATGTCCTTCGCCGTCGCGAGCCTGATCAGCGACGGGCCGATCCTGATTCGGGAGACGGCCCAGGTGGCGACGTCGTTCCCGGGCTTCACGCGGGCCGCGGCGGCGGCGGGACTGCGCATCGACGAGCTCCGCGAGGGATGAGCGGATCGAGCGGCGCGCGTCCCGATGTGCCGATCGTGACGATAGACGGCCCGAGCGGCGCAGGCAAAGGCACGGTGTCTCGGGCGGTCGCGCAGCGCCTCGGCTGGCATCTGCTCGACAGCGGCGCGCTTTACCGGCTCGCGGCCCTCGCGGCGCTCGAGGCGGGGGCGGATCTCGACGACCCGGCCGCGGTGGCGCGCATCGCGCGCGGGCTCGACGCGGCGTTCGCGGAGGAGGGCGGCCGCGAGCGGATCGTGCTCAGCGGACGCGACGTGACCGCGGAGCTACGCACGGAGCGCTGCGGCGAGACGGCGTCGAAGGTGGCCGCGATGCCGGAGGTCCGGGAGGCGCTGATGGCCCGGCAGCGCGCGTTCGCCGTGCCGCCGGGGCTCGTTGCCGACGGGCGCGACATGGGAACGCGCGTGTTCCCCAACGCGCTCCTGAAGGTGTTTCTCACGGCCAGTGCCGAGGAACGGGCGGCCAGACGACATAAGCAGTTGAAAGAAAAAGGGATTGATGTTAGCCTGCCCGACCTTTCCCGGGAGATCGCCCAGCGCGACCAGCGGGATGCGAATCGGCCGGTCGCGCCGCTCGTCCCCGCCGCAGATGCGCGGATCATCGATTCCACGCACATGACCCCGGAGGAAGTCGCGCAGCGCATCTTGCAATGGCTTCGCGAAGCGGGTGTCATGTCGTGATGACTTTCATCCCAAGGACGCGCCGAAAGAGAAGGGACTCGGCGCGATTGTTAAATCGGCCGCCGCCGCGGGAACGCGGCGGCGTTGAGGTTGCAAACGGCACATGAGTGAATCTTTTGCGGAACTACTGGAACAGAGTCTCGCCACACAGCAGATCAAACCCGGCGCGATATTGACCGGGACCGTCGTCGATGTGAACAGCGACGTCGTCATCGTCAACGCAGGCCTCAAGTCCGAGGCTGTCATTCCCTCGAGTCAGTTTCTCAACGACAAAGGAGAGCTCGAAGTCGCCGTCGGCGACGAGGTCGAGGTCGCGCTCGATACCGTGGAAGACGGCTTCGGCGAGACGCGCCTCTCGCGCGAGAAGGCGAAGCGGATGCGCACGTGGGCCCGGCTCGAGGAGGCCTTCGAGAAGGGCAGCATTGTCACGGGCACGATCAGCGGCCGAGTGCGCGGCGGCTTCACGGTCGACATCGATCTGGTGAGGGCGTTCCTGCCCGGCTCCCTGGTCGACGTTCGCCCGATTCGCGACCCCGTCGCGCTCGAAGGCAGCACGCTCGAGTTCAAGGTCATTAAGCTCGATCAGAAGCGCAACAACGTCGTCGTCTCGCGCCGCGCGGTCGTCGAGGAGGAGTACAGCGCCGAGCGCGAGCACCTGCTGAAGAATCTCGAGGAAGGCGCGATCCTGAAGGGCGTCGTGAAGAACCTCACGGACTACGGCGCATTCGTCGATCTCGGCGGCATCGACGGGCTGCTCCACATCACCGACATGGCGTGGAAGCGCGTGAAGCATCCTTCGGAGGTCGTCTCCGTCGGCCAGGAGCTCGAGGTAAAGGTGCTCAAGTTCGATCGCGAGCGCAACCGCGTATCGCTCGGCCTGAAGCAGCTCGGCGCCGATCCCTGGGAGGATCTCGCGCGGCGCTACCCGCCGGGCACGCGGCTCTTCGGCCGCGTCACGAACATCGCCGACTACGGCTGCTTCGTCGAGATCGAGGAGGGCGTCGAGGGGTTGGTTCACGTGTCCGAGATGGATTGGACGAACAAGAACGTGAACCCGCACAAGGTCGTGCAGATCGGCGACGAGGTCGAGGTCATGGTGCTCGACATCGACGAGGATCGCCGGCGCATTTCGTTGGGCCTGAAGCAATGCAAGCCGAACCCGTGGGCCGAGTTCGCGGAGAACTACAAGAAGGGCGATCGCGTCTCGGGGCAGATCAAGTCGATCACGGACTTCGGCGTATTCATCGGGCTGCCCGGCGGCATCGACGGTCTCGTCCACCTCTCCGACTTGTCCTGGGACGTGCCCGGCGAGGAGGCGGTGCGCAATTACAAGAAGGGCGAGGAGCTCGAGGCGGTCGTGCTGGCGATCGATCCGGAGCGCGAGCGCATCTCGCTCGGCGTGAAGCAGCTCGATAAGGATCCGCTGTCACTGTTCATCGCGGACTTCCCGAAGGGCAGCATCGTCAAGGGCGTCGTGCAGGAAGTCGACGCGAAAGTCGCCACGGTCGCCCTCGACGGCGGCGTGCTGGGGCAGCTGCGAGCGTCGGAAATCTCGCGCGACCGCGTCGAGGACGCGAGGACGGTGCTGAAGCCTGGCCAGGAGATCGAGGCGAAGTTCACCGGCGTCGACCGCAAGAACCGGGTCGTCTCCCTGTCGATCAAGGCGAAGGAGGCGCACGAGGAGGCGCAGGCGATTCAGAGCTACAAGACGGATGCAGGTAAGCCGTCCGCCGGAACGACGTTGGGCGATCTCTTGAAGGAACAGATGACCCCGGAGTGAGGCCGCCGTCGGGTTTCGAACGAGAGAGCGCTGCGCGAGGCCTGGGAGGAAGGTTCCGTCCATGACAAAGTCCGAGTTGATCGAGTCCATTGCCCGGAATCAGAAGCACCTGCCGGCCAAAGACGTCGAGCTGGCGGTGAAGCACATCCTGGAACTGATGAGCGAGGCGCTCGCGAGCGGCGAGCGCATCGAGATTCGAGGCTTCGGCAGCTTCTCGTTGCATTACCGGCCCCCGCGCATGGGCCGCAACCCGAAAACGGGCGATGCCGTGGCGCTGGCCGGCAAGCACGTGCCGCACTTCAAGCCGGGGAAGGATCTCCGCGAGCGGGTCAACGCGTCGCGACACCTTCCCGTGCGCAGCTGAGGACGGCTTACCGAAAAAGGTGTCAGACACCTTTTTCCGGAAAATGGTGTCTGACACCTTTTTCCGCAGAGCAGGGGCTGGCAGGTGAGTACGCTGCGGCGCGTCGTCGTCATCGTGTTGCTCGGGTTCGTCGTGGCGGTCGCGGCATTCTTCGGCTACATCAACCCGGAACCCATCGACATCGACGTCGGCGTGGCGCGCCTCGAAGGCGTGCCGGCGTCCGTGGCGTTCGTGACGGTGTTCGCGCTCGGCTGGGTCTTCGGGCTCGCCTGCGCGAGCTTCGGCATGCTGAGGCTCGCGGCCGACCGGCGGCGGCTGCGGCGAGAGCTTCGGCTCACCGAGGCCGAGGTGCGCAACCTCCGCAGCTTTCCGCTGCACGATGCCGACTGAAGCCACATTCTTCCTGGCCGGCCTGCTGATCATCGCGGCGGCGATGGGGTGGGCGTTCGAGCGCCTCAGCCGCGAGCGCGACAATCAACCGCCCGCGCGGATCAGCGCCGACTACATTCGCGGCCTGAACCTCGTTCTGAACCGCAAGACGGACGAGGCGCTCGAGCTTTTCGTCCAGATCGCCAAGGTCGACGACGATACGCTCGAGACCCACTTCGCGCTCGGCCACCTGTTTCGCCGCCGCGGCGAGGTGGATCGCGCGATCCGCGTGCATCAAAACCTGCTCGCCCGCCCGAGCTTGAGCGAGGCGCAGCGGCACCAGGCCCTGTTCGCGCTCGCCGAGGATTACCTGGGCGCGGGGCTCTTCGACCGCGCCGAGAATCTGTTCGCGGAGCTCACGAGCAGCGAAACGGTGGCCCAAGCCGCCCTCGAGCGGCTCGTCGACATCTACGAGCGGGAACGCGAGTGGAACAAGGCCATCGAGGCCCAGCGTCAGCTCGAGGCGCGCACGGGCGAGCCGTCCTCGCGCATTGCGCACTATCACTGCGAGCTGGCCGAGCAGGCGCGGCTCGAAGGCGATGACGGCCGAGCGCTCGAGCTGCTGAAGAGCACCGCTCGTACCGAGTCCGGAGCGTTGCGCGGCGCGTTGATTCGCGCGTCCATCGCGAAGGGCAAGGGTCGATTCGACGAAGCCATCCGCCTTTACGAGCAGGTGATCGACACGGACCGGCGCTTCATCGCCGAAGTGCTGCCTTCGTTGATGGAGTGCTACCGCGAGCAGGGCAAGCTCGGCCGCTTCGACGAATACGTCTCTCGGATCGTCGCGCGAGACGCCGCGCTCGAGAAGGATCTGGCGTATGCCGCGGTCATCGGCGAGCTGGTGGACTCGCCCGCGCTCGCGCGCTGCGTCGAAAGCTTCGTGCTGAGCAACGACATCCTCGTGAACCTCGTCGGCGCCGACGACCTGCGCTCCGCGACGGCGGAAAAGAAGTCGCGCGCGATTCAGCGGATCGTCAAGGGCCTTCGCCGGATCGCGATGTCGGGCACCCGGTATCGCTGCACGAATTGCGGGTACGGCACGCAGCGCCTGATCTGGCATTGCCCGAGTTGCAAGCTCTGGGATTCCGTGCGGCCGACGCAGACCTTTCATTTCGACGCGCTGATCTCGTGACCGGTTGCAGCGCGGCCACAGCGCGGTCCGCGCAAGCCGCGCGCTGGAGCGCCTGCGGAGCAGCTGCCCGGTCGGCCGCGGCGTCGCGATCGACGGACATCGGCGCGCTCGCCCGGATCGAGCTCCGGGGCATTGCGCACGCGGCTCGACGCCGTCGCTACGAATCTCGCCGAACGCGCGACATTGCCGCGCTGCCGTTCGCCGTTCCCGCCTCTACGATGCCGCTCGTCCCAACCACGAGAGGAAAAGCCATGAAACGGAATTCGCTATCGGCGGCGGCGTTGTCGATGATGTTCCTCGTGCCCGGCGTGCTGCTCGCCGGCCCGGTGAACATCAACACGGCCGATGCGGAGACGCTCGCGCTCGAGCTCACCGGCGTGGGTCCCGCTCTGGCGGAAGCGATCGTTCGCG harbors:
- the serC gene encoding 3-phosphoserine/phosphohydroxythreonine transaminase; amino-acid sequence: MNRVYNFSAGPAMLPEAVLRRAQAELLDWKDSGMSVMEVSHRGADFIECAARAESALRALLEVPDGYRVLFLPGGATAQFAAVPLNLAPPDATVDYVLTGSWGKKAAGEAARYAEVNIAADAAESGYTLIPDRSEWRLSKNAAYVHYTPNETIVGVEFHSIPEVGEAPLVADMSSTILSRPLDVGRFGVIYAGAQKNIGPAGLGIVIVREDLIGRARRETPGVFDYKIMAESNSMWNTPPTFAWYLAGLIFEWLAEQGGLAVMGERNRAKAEALYAAIDASDFYSNAVRADCRSWMNVPFTLADPSLDKTFLEESKAAGLTNLKGHRLVGGMRASLYNAMPLEGVQALIEFMADFEKRRA
- a CDS encoding phosphoglycerate dehydrogenase produces the protein MRFKILTLNNIALAGLRRFPRERYEIASDIARPDAILVRSHNMHDMDIPSSVLAVARAGAGVNNIPVAELSRRGVPVFNAPGANANAVKELVLASLFLAARNVVEAWDFVRKLDGSDEELARQVEAAKKQFVGFELPTRTLGVIGLGAIGVEVANAALGLGMQVIGHDPKITVQRAWQMSSGVQQAVNLEDLFTRADIVTVHVPLTSDTRHLINAERLRLMRQGSVVLNFAREGVVDVDAVIEALDSGRLSHYVTDFPTEKLKNHPRAICLPHLGASTREAEENCAVMVAENLKEYLESGNVRHSVNFPEATLNRDRPYRIAVPHLNVPNMVAQISSCVASENININDMLNVSRGEIGYTLVDLDGPIGDGCLERIRGINGVLSARVLPEPA
- the pheA gene encoding prephenate dehydratase, encoding MTKDEQQAALRELRARIDRIDAELHTLISERARCAQEIGTIKGLSKTAEFYSPEREAQVLRAVVERNRGPLSNEEMVRLFRELMSACLAQEEPLKVAYLGPEGTFTQTAVFKHFGHSVRALSVPTIDEVFHEVEAGIADFGVAPVENSTEGTVNHTLDMFLTSPLNICGEIEMRVHQHLMGKMKEIGRIKRVCSHSQSFAQCRGWLAQYLPDVEKIVVASNAEGARRARDEEGTAAIAGESAAEVYDLHVLFPNIEDEADNTTRFLVIGRKTFPPSGEDKTSLLVSATGTEGPGVLFHLLEPLARHGVNMTRIESRPSRRKKWDYVFFVDVDGHADEPVLRQALAEIKEQSNLFRVLGAYPKAVL
- the aroA gene encoding 3-phosphoshikimate 1-carboxyvinyltransferase — protein: MSSRAGREAAEEPSGSVFRAHPVTRVGGMLEVPGDKSISHRALMLGAVAEGDTLIRGFLHGEDCVATRAALEALGVPIADGDGGTVRISGVGAHGLRGAARALDLGNSGTAIRLMTGLLAGQPFDSELTGDASLRRRPMERVAAPLRRMGARIATSDGRAPIRISGGARLRGAECTLDVASAQIKSALLLAALQASGTTMIRSPGPSRDHTERMLRSMGALLDVDDEGLVVSVEGPQTLRGIEIDVPGDLSSAAFFLVAGCLGARDGLLLRNVGMNPTRIGLLTILGAMGARIEVRSPRTAGAEPVADLYVEQAELKGVDVPPELVPLAIDEFPILFVAAAGARGPTIVRGADELRHKESDRLAVMAKGLTALGARVDERPAGLIIEGGRLSGGEVHSHGDHRVAMSFAVASLISDGPILIRETAQVATSFPGFTRAAAAAGLRIDELREG
- the cmk gene encoding (d)CMP kinase, which encodes MSGSSGARPDVPIVTIDGPSGAGKGTVSRAVAQRLGWHLLDSGALYRLAALAALEAGADLDDPAAVARIARGLDAAFAEEGGRERIVLSGRDVTAELRTERCGETASKVAAMPEVREALMARQRAFAVPPGLVADGRDMGTRVFPNALLKVFLTASAEERAARRHKQLKEKGIDVSLPDLSREIAQRDQRDANRPVAPLVPAADARIIDSTHMTPEEVAQRILQWLREAGVMS
- the rpsA gene encoding 30S ribosomal protein S1, with the translated sequence MSESFAELLEQSLATQQIKPGAILTGTVVDVNSDVVIVNAGLKSEAVIPSSQFLNDKGELEVAVGDEVEVALDTVEDGFGETRLSREKAKRMRTWARLEEAFEKGSIVTGTISGRVRGGFTVDIDLVRAFLPGSLVDVRPIRDPVALEGSTLEFKVIKLDQKRNNVVVSRRAVVEEEYSAEREHLLKNLEEGAILKGVVKNLTDYGAFVDLGGIDGLLHITDMAWKRVKHPSEVVSVGQELEVKVLKFDRERNRVSLGLKQLGADPWEDLARRYPPGTRLFGRVTNIADYGCFVEIEEGVEGLVHVSEMDWTNKNVNPHKVVQIGDEVEVMVLDIDEDRRRISLGLKQCKPNPWAEFAENYKKGDRVSGQIKSITDFGVFIGLPGGIDGLVHLSDLSWDVPGEEAVRNYKKGEELEAVVLAIDPERERISLGVKQLDKDPLSLFIADFPKGSIVKGVVQEVDAKVATVALDGGVLGQLRASEISRDRVEDARTVLKPGQEIEAKFTGVDRKNRVVSLSIKAKEAHEEAQAIQSYKTDAGKPSAGTTLGDLLKEQMTPE
- the ihfB gene encoding integration host factor subunit beta, encoding MTKSELIESIARNQKHLPAKDVELAVKHILELMSEALASGERIEIRGFGSFSLHYRPPRMGRNPKTGDAVALAGKHVPHFKPGKDLRERVNASRHLPVRS
- a CDS encoding lipopolysaccharide assembly protein LapA domain-containing protein, with translation MSTLRRVVVIVLLGFVVAVAAFFGYINPEPIDIDVGVARLEGVPASVAFVTVFALGWVFGLACASFGMLRLAADRRRLRRELRLTEAEVRNLRSFPLHDAD
- the lapB gene encoding lipopolysaccharide assembly protein LapB; this translates as MPTEATFFLAGLLIIAAAMGWAFERLSRERDNQPPARISADYIRGLNLVLNRKTDEALELFVQIAKVDDDTLETHFALGHLFRRRGEVDRAIRVHQNLLARPSLSEAQRHQALFALAEDYLGAGLFDRAENLFAELTSSETVAQAALERLVDIYEREREWNKAIEAQRQLEARTGEPSSRIAHYHCELAEQARLEGDDGRALELLKSTARTESGALRGALIRASIAKGKGRFDEAIRLYEQVIDTDRRFIAEVLPSLMECYREQGKLGRFDEYVSRIVARDAALEKDLAYAAVIGELVDSPALARCVESFVLSNDILVNLVGADDLRSATAEKKSRAIQRIVKGLRRIAMSGTRYRCTNCGYGTQRLIWHCPSCKLWDSVRPTQTFHFDALIS
- a CDS encoding helix-hairpin-helix domain-containing protein translates to MKRNSLSAAALSMMFLVPGVLLAGPVNINTADAETLALELTGVGPALAEAIVRDRAEHGMFASAEDLARVKGVGARIIEMNKGNILVSDPPPAE